A portion of the Candidatus Nitrosotenuis aquarius genome contains these proteins:
- a CDS encoding EVE domain-containing protein translates to MMNYWLCKQEPSTYNLDLLQKEKTATWDGVHNNLAIKHINSMKKGDQAFFYHSGDEKQIVGIMEITSNPYPNPKEKNPRFVVVDVKYKKRLENPVTLAQIKTNPKFKNWELLRISRLSVMPVPTQIWSEILKISQK, encoded by the coding sequence ATTATGAATTATTGGCTGTGCAAGCAAGAGCCGTCCACCTACAACCTAGATTTGCTCCAAAAGGAAAAGACCGCTACCTGGGATGGCGTCCACAACAACTTGGCAATAAAACACATCAATTCGATGAAAAAAGGTGATCAGGCGTTTTTCTATCACAGCGGCGATGAAAAACAAATTGTTGGCATAATGGAAATAACATCCAATCCATATCCAAACCCAAAAGAAAAAAATCCGAGATTTGTTGTAGTTGATGTAAAATACAAAAAGCGACTGGAAAACCCAGTAACATTAGCACAGATCAAGACAAATCCAAAATTCAAAAACTGGGAGCTTTTACGAATATCGAGACTTTCTGTCATGCCAGTACCTACTCAGATCTGGAGTGAAATACTGAAAATTTCACAAAAATAG
- a CDS encoding Lrp/AsnC family transcriptional regulator, translated as MATAYVLINCELGSEEAIIKQLKSLDGVKEVHGTFGAYDILAKIESPTVEALRETITWKIRKIEKIRSTLTLMGIEGQS; from the coding sequence ATGGCAACAGCATATGTTTTGATAAACTGTGAACTGGGTTCAGAAGAAGCCATAATCAAGCAATTAAAGTCACTTGATGGCGTAAAAGAGGTTCACGGCACTTTTGGTGCATACGACATCTTGGCCAAAATCGAATCCCCAACAGTAGAGGCGTTACGTGAGACCATTACGTGGAAGATTCGAAAAATAGAGAAAATTCGATCTACATTAACCCTGATGGGTATTGAGGGTCAGTCTTAA
- a CDS encoding aconitate hydratase, translating to MEIETTPKLVTAVYEKLEQNISKFRNVVNRPLTLSEKILVGHLAEFDGKEPERGKSYVFLKPDRVALQDVTGQTVMLEFMQAGLKQVALPTTVHCDHLIQAKIGAKEDTKLAIYENNEVYTFLESAAKKYGAGFWKPGAGIIHQVVLENYAFPGGLMIGTDSHTPNAGGLGMVAVGVGGMDAAEVMAGMPWELLYPKRIGVYLTGQMSGWTAPKDIILYVAGQLTVSGGTNAIIEYFGPGAKTISCTGKATITNMGAEIGATCSIFEYDEKMANYLRATGRGQLAEIANQHKDILTEDEDVVKNPGKYFDKVITIDLSKLEPHIVGPHTPDLARPISKLADDVKKNNYVDGISVALIGSCTNSSYEDMSRAASVAKQAKQKGIKSKIPLLVTPGSEQVRATIERDGQMQMLDDIGATVLANACGPCIGQWSRPELKNDNPNTIITSFNRNFPGRNDGKRNTMNFIGSPELIIALSLGGRLSFNPITDELTAQDGTKFKLAPPEIAPDVPKDGFKAGVDVYVGPSQNPDSVSVIIDPSSSRLQKLEPFAPWDGKDYIDLPIMVKAKGKCTTDHISPAGAWLSYRGHLDKLSDNLLLGAVNAFSGEVGKGKNALDNTIESFPSIARKYKAKGLKWVIIGDTNYGEGSSREHAALTPRFLGCGAVIAKSFARIHETNLKKQGLLALTFSNPTDYDKIQETDRLSLVDLGQLEQGKPIRCIITHADGKKEEISLSHTFNSSQIEWFRQGSALNVLRNKSR from the coding sequence GTGGAAATAGAGACGACACCAAAGCTCGTAACTGCTGTCTATGAAAAACTAGAACAAAACATTTCCAAATTTAGAAATGTTGTCAATCGCCCACTTACATTGTCTGAAAAAATTCTTGTAGGTCACTTGGCGGAATTTGATGGAAAAGAGCCAGAGCGAGGAAAGAGCTATGTCTTTTTGAAACCCGACAGAGTAGCACTGCAAGACGTTACGGGGCAAACCGTGATGCTGGAATTCATGCAGGCAGGACTAAAACAAGTCGCACTGCCAACCACAGTCCACTGTGATCATCTGATTCAGGCAAAGATCGGTGCAAAAGAAGACACCAAGCTTGCAATTTATGAAAATAATGAGGTTTACACGTTCTTGGAATCTGCTGCCAAAAAATACGGCGCGGGATTCTGGAAGCCAGGCGCCGGCATCATACACCAAGTGGTGCTGGAAAACTATGCGTTTCCGGGAGGACTGATGATTGGGACCGACTCACACACGCCAAACGCAGGAGGCCTTGGAATGGTGGCAGTAGGGGTTGGCGGAATGGACGCAGCAGAAGTCATGGCGGGAATGCCTTGGGAGTTGCTATATCCAAAAAGAATAGGGGTATACCTTACGGGACAGATGAGTGGGTGGACTGCGCCAAAAGACATCATACTCTATGTTGCAGGCCAGCTAACCGTATCGGGTGGAACTAATGCAATTATCGAATATTTCGGCCCAGGTGCCAAGACAATAAGCTGCACTGGCAAGGCAACCATAACAAACATGGGTGCAGAAATTGGTGCAACATGCTCTATTTTTGAATATGATGAAAAGATGGCTAACTATCTGCGAGCTACCGGCCGCGGACAGCTTGCAGAAATTGCAAATCAGCACAAGGATATACTAACAGAAGACGAAGATGTGGTGAAAAATCCTGGCAAATATTTTGACAAGGTAATAACAATTGATCTCTCAAAACTAGAGCCGCACATTGTTGGCCCACACACGCCTGACTTGGCAAGACCAATTTCCAAGCTGGCAGATGATGTCAAAAAGAACAATTATGTTGATGGCATTTCTGTTGCGTTAATTGGTAGCTGTACAAACTCATCATATGAGGACATGTCCCGTGCAGCGTCTGTTGCAAAGCAGGCAAAACAAAAAGGAATAAAATCAAAGATTCCATTATTAGTGACACCTGGCTCTGAGCAAGTCCGCGCAACAATAGAGCGCGACGGACAAATGCAAATGCTAGATGATATTGGCGCAACTGTACTGGCAAACGCATGCGGTCCATGCATCGGCCAGTGGAGCAGACCTGAGCTCAAAAACGACAATCCAAATACTATAATCACTTCGTTTAACCGAAATTTCCCTGGACGCAACGATGGAAAACGAAACACAATGAATTTCATTGGAAGTCCTGAGCTGATAATTGCATTATCACTTGGCGGAAGACTATCGTTCAACCCAATTACTGATGAGCTAACAGCACAAGACGGAACAAAATTCAAGCTGGCACCGCCAGAAATCGCACCAGATGTCCCAAAAGACGGGTTCAAGGCTGGAGTGGATGTTTATGTTGGACCGTCGCAAAACCCAGACTCCGTTAGTGTGATAATTGATCCGAGCAGCTCAAGACTGCAGAAACTAGAGCCATTTGCTCCGTGGGACGGCAAGGACTATATCGACTTACCAATAATGGTCAAGGCAAAGGGCAAGTGCACAACTGATCACATTTCCCCCGCAGGAGCCTGGCTATCGTATCGGGGACACCTAGACAAGCTGAGTGACAACCTGCTTTTGGGCGCAGTAAACGCATTTTCTGGCGAGGTGGGCAAGGGCAAAAACGCACTAGATAATACTATAGAGTCTTTTCCAAGCATTGCAAGAAAATACAAGGCTAAAGGCCTCAAGTGGGTAATAATCGGCGACACCAACTATGGGGAAGGAAGCAGTAGAGAACATGCGGCACTGACTCCGAGGTTTTTGGGATGTGGTGCAGTAATCGCAAAATCATTTGCAAGAATCCACGAGACAAACCTCAAAAAACAAGGACTGCTTGCATTGACATTTTCAAATCCTACTGATTATGACAAAATTCAGGAAACAGACAGACTGAGTCTGGTGGACTTGGGCCAGCTAGAGCAGGGAAAACCAATACGATGCATAATTACACACGCAGACGGAAAGAAAGAAGAGATTTCCCTGTCGCACACATTCAACTCTTCGCAGATTGAATGGTTCAGACAGGGCTCCGCGCTAAACGTTTTACGAAATAAATCAAGATAA
- the pdxS gene encoding pyridoxal 5'-phosphate synthase lyase subunit PdxS gives MIPLSGDLPSAKGKVSERVGAFSTVRGTSTLKRGFAHMLKNGVVMDVTTVEQAQIAEEAGAVSVMVLDKLPSDVRKAGGVARTASIRVIEEIMDAVTIPVMAKCRIGHVYEARVLEETNVDMIDESEVLTPADETHHIWKWDFTTPFVNGARSLAEALRRIEEGAAMIRTKGEPGTGNVAEAVTHIKKVNDELRLIKSVYDSGDHQDLVRIAREFKVSYDLVEQTARVGRLPVVNFAAGGIATPADAAYLMSLGCDGIFVGSGIFKAEDAKERARAIVLATTFWEDADKVKEAQRMIDERQSMLGLDVKNLELRMQERGSTA, from the coding sequence ATGATTCCACTTTCCGGCGACCTACCTAGCGCAAAGGGAAAAGTAAGTGAGCGAGTAGGTGCGTTTTCTACGGTACGCGGAACATCCACACTCAAGCGCGGATTTGCTCACATGCTAAAAAATGGTGTAGTCATGGATGTCACAACAGTAGAGCAGGCCCAAATAGCAGAAGAAGCAGGAGCCGTCTCTGTAATGGTTTTAGACAAATTACCATCCGATGTGCGAAAGGCAGGTGGAGTTGCAAGAACTGCAAGCATACGAGTAATTGAGGAAATAATGGATGCAGTAACAATTCCTGTCATGGCAAAGTGTAGAATAGGCCATGTCTATGAGGCTCGCGTACTAGAAGAGACAAACGTGGACATGATTGATGAATCCGAAGTCCTAACCCCAGCAGACGAAACCCATCATATCTGGAAATGGGACTTTACAACTCCATTTGTCAATGGTGCAAGATCTCTTGCAGAAGCATTGCGAAGAATAGAGGAAGGTGCTGCAATGATTAGGACCAAAGGTGAGCCGGGAACTGGAAATGTTGCAGAAGCAGTAACACACATCAAAAAAGTAAATGATGAATTACGATTAATTAAATCAGTTTATGATTCTGGGGATCACCAGGACTTGGTCAGAATTGCAAGAGAATTCAAAGTATCATATGATCTGGTGGAGCAAACTGCTAGAGTTGGCAGATTACCTGTTGTGAATTTTGCGGCAGGCGGAATTGCAACACCAGCAGATGCGGCATATTTGATGTCACTTGGATGCGATGGAATCTTTGTTGGCTCTGGCATATTCAAGGCAGAGGATGCCAAAGAACGAGCGCGAGCAATCGTATTGGCTACTACATTCTGGGAAGATGCGGACAAGGTCAAAGAAGCCCAGAGAATGATAGATGAGCGACAATCAATGCTAGGCCTTGATGTAAAGAATTTGGAACTACGAATGCAAGAACGTGGTAGCACGGCATGA
- the pdxT gene encoding pyridoxal 5'-phosphate synthase glutaminase subunit PdxT: MSVNIGVLGMQGDVAENIAATRAALGRAGIKGIVRQVKTPSEISKLDALILPGGESTMMGQMSLVNGAIKTIKDKIQKGMPVFGICAGLILLSKNAKDRVVGKMDQPLLELLDVRVERNSFGRQRDSFEAEISAQPIGIPKSRGVFIRAPSIEGIGKDVQTISKFNEKVVAVKQGNILGVAFHPELTGDVSWHRYFVSMIKPQIKSNQKPQNQKPKQQNNSKPKPQNNKK, encoded by the coding sequence ATGAGCGTAAACATTGGCGTTTTAGGAATGCAAGGAGATGTTGCAGAAAACATTGCTGCAACTCGTGCAGCCCTTGGACGAGCAGGAATCAAAGGTATTGTGCGACAAGTAAAGACACCATCGGAGATTTCAAAACTGGACGCATTGATCTTGCCAGGGGGCGAGAGCACCATGATGGGCCAAATGTCTCTGGTCAATGGTGCAATCAAGACAATCAAGGACAAAATCCAAAAAGGAATGCCTGTCTTTGGAATATGCGCAGGCCTGATTTTGCTTTCAAAAAATGCCAAGGACAGAGTTGTTGGCAAAATGGACCAGCCATTATTGGAATTATTAGATGTGCGAGTGGAGAGAAACTCGTTTGGACGACAACGCGACTCATTTGAGGCGGAAATATCTGCACAACCAATAGGAATTCCAAAATCCCGCGGTGTGTTTATTCGCGCCCCATCAATTGAAGGAATTGGCAAGGACGTTCAGACAATATCAAAATTCAATGAAAAAGTGGTTGCAGTAAAACAAGGAAACATCTTGGGCGTTGCATTTCATCCGGAGCTGACCGGCGATGTTTCATGGCATCGATACTTTGTATCGATGATAAAACCGCAAATCAAGAGCAACCAAAAACCACAAAATCAAAAACCAAAACAGCAAAACAACTCAAAGCCTAAACCACAAAACAACAAAAAATAA